One Tunturibacter gelidoferens genomic region harbors:
- a CDS encoding alpha/beta fold hydrolase: protein MMIVGAAFSFDWGLVQPEVAKWTRVCTFDPSGNAWSDPFQTPTLIPSSQASDRTPAAKATPTCTDRVDEIHRLLTKMPIDGRYVLVGFSVGALWERIYTARYPDNIAGMIIVDHAFLSGVGKDVPPHVSPSHGSSRGYSPPVLLSKAPIVLGFEDDSNFSKLPARDQELHMWALSQHPVRPGPEMAADCFALINKVTGGHQYPLGDTPLWVINTSNDCQDYRAFQKDLLALARTSEQIIAWNSSHMVPIDEPDLITRAIREAIERERERVRTFQKP from the coding sequence GTGATGATCGTGGGCGCGGCTTTCTCCTTCGATTGGGGACTGGTTCAACCTGAAGTCGCGAAGTGGACGCGAGTGTGCACCTTCGATCCATCAGGGAACGCATGGAGCGACCCTTTCCAGACCCCAACATTGATTCCCTCGTCCCAGGCCTCCGATCGAACGCCTGCAGCAAAAGCGACACCGACATGCACGGATAGAGTCGACGAGATCCATAGGCTTCTTACAAAAATGCCTATCGACGGTCGTTATGTCCTCGTCGGGTTTTCCGTAGGCGCCCTTTGGGAGCGAATCTACACCGCCCGTTACCCCGACAATATCGCCGGGATGATCATCGTGGACCACGCATTTCTCTCCGGTGTCGGCAAAGACGTTCCGCCTCATGTTTCGCCTTCCCATGGTTCGTCACGTGGCTATAGTCCGCCGGTGCTTCTTTCCAAGGCACCTATCGTTCTGGGCTTTGAAGACGATTCAAACTTCAGCAAATTGCCGGCACGTGATCAGGAGCTTCATATGTGGGCTCTCTCTCAGCACCCGGTTCGGCCTGGTCCGGAGATGGCAGCTGATTGCTTCGCCCTTATAAACAAGGTGACAGGTGGACACCAATACCCTCTGGGAGATACGCCCCTATGGGTTATTAATACGTCAAACGACTGCCAGGATTACAGAGCATTCCAAAAGGATCTCTTGGCGTTGGCACGAACGAGTGAACAGATCATAGCGTGGAACAGCTCGCATATGGTTCCTATCGATGAGCCCGACTTGATCACAAGAGCGATCCGCGAAGCAATCGAACGGGAGCGAGAACGCGTAAGAACGTTCCAGAAACCCTGA